Proteins encoded together in one Hevea brasiliensis isolate MT/VB/25A 57/8 chromosome 16, ASM3005281v1, whole genome shotgun sequence window:
- the LOC110656276 gene encoding protein KINESIN LIGHT CHAIN-RELATED 1, which yields MPGLVSVKTPPEATPLRISVPEIQPQSQPQPQSQSQPRPEPAVPRTPNKKPPSSSPSRSKPSPTRSAKKPPPDSPNPLLLSDASLDNPDLGPFLLKVARDTIASGEGPGKALDYAIRASKSFERCAVDGEPSLDLVMSLHVLAAIYCSLGRFDEAVPALYRAITVPDLSKGMDHALAAFSGYMQLGDTYSMLGQVDKSIASYEEGLKIQIEALGDTDPRVGETCRYLAEANVQAMNFDKAEELCKKTLEIHRAHSEPASIEEAADRRLMALICEAKGDYESALEHLVLASMAMIANGQENEVAAIDVSIGNIYMSLCRFDEAIFSYQKALTVFKSSKGDNHPSVASVFVRLADLYNRTGKLRESKSYCENALRIYAKPVPGTTPEEIAGGLTEISAIHESVDEPEEALKLLQKAMKLLEDKPGQQSTIAGIEARMGVMLYMVGRYEEARNSFESAVAKLRASGERKSAFFGVVLNQMGLACVQLFKIDKAAELFEEARGILEQECGPCNQDTLGVYSNLAATYDAMGRVDDAIENLEYVLKLREEKLGIANPDFEDEKNRLTELLKEAGRARNKKAKSLENLIDKNSKKTKKESTKRWPGLGFRS from the exons ATGCCGGGTCTTGTCTCGGTCAAGACGCCACCCGAGGCAACCCCTCTCCGCATATCCGTTCCCGAGATCCAACCCCAATCCCAGCCTCAGCCTCAGTCTCAGTCTCAACCACGACCCGAACCCGCTGTTCCCAGAACGCCCAACAAGAAGCCTCCGTCTTCATCCCCTTCTCGATCTAAACCTTCCCCGACCCGCTCCGCTAAGAAGCCCCCGCCCGACTCCCCCAACCCGCTCCTCCTCTCTGACGCCTCACTTGACAACCCGGATCTCGGTCCTTTCCTTCTCAAGGTCGCCCGTGATACCATTGCGTCCGGGGAGGGTCCTGGTAAGGCTCTAGATTACGCAATTCGTGCGTCTAAGTCGTTTGAGCGATGTGCCGTCGATGGGGAACCGAGTTTGGACCTCGTTATGAGCCTGCACGTGTTGGCTGCTATTTATTGCAGTCTAGGGAGGTTCGACGAGGCCGTACCCGCTCTCTACAGGGCCATTACGGTGCCGGATTTGTCTAAAGGGATGGATCACGCGCTTGCTGCGTTTTCTGGGTATATGCAGTTGGGGGATACGTACTCGATGCTTGGACAGGTAGATAAGTCGATTGCTTCTTATGAGGAGGGGCTTAAGATTCAGATCGAGGCTTTGGGAGATACCGATCCCAGAGTTGGGGAGACTTGCAG GTATTTAGCTGAGGCCAATGTTCAAGCCATGAACTTTGATAAAGCAGAAGAATTGTGCAAGAAAACTCTTGAAATTCATCGTGCTCATAGTGAGCCAGCATCTATTGAAGAGGCAGCTGACCGTCGACTGATGGCCCTCATATGTGAGGCAAAGGGAGATTATGAATCAGCTCTCGAGCATCTTGTTCTTGCCAGTATGGCTATGATTGCAAATGGACAAGAGAATGAAGTTGCTGCAATTGATGTCAGCATTGGAAACATTTACATGTCTCTGTGCCGCTTTGATGAGGCCATCTTTTCTTACCAAAAGGCACTCACTGTCTTCAAGTCATCAAAGGGTGACAACCACCCTTCAGTTGCCTCTGTCTTTGTACGCCTTGCTGACTTATATAACAGGACAGGAAAGCTCAGAGAATCAAAGTCTTATTGTGAAAATGCTCTGAGGATATATGCAAAACCTGTGCCTGGAACCACACCAGAAGAGATTGCTGGTGGACTGACTGAGATTTCAGCTATTCATGAGTCTGTTGATGAACCTGAGGAGGCATTGAAGCTCTTGCAGAAGGCCATGAAATTGTTGGAGGATAAACCAGGACAGCAAAGCACTATTGCAGGAATAGAAGCACGAATGGGAGTGATGCTTTACATGGTTGGGAGATATGAAGAAGCAAGAAACTCTTTTGAGAGTGCCGTAGCGAAACTTAGAGCCAGTGGGGAGAGGAAGTCAGCCTTCTTTGGTGTTGTCCTGAACCAGATGGGATTGGCTTGTGTACAGCTGTTCAAGATAGATAAGGCTGCTGAGTTGTTTGAAGAAGCAAGAGGGATACTGGAGCAGGAGTGTGGCCCTTGTAATCAAGATACTCTTGGAGTATATAGCAATCTTGCAGCAACCTATGATGCTATGGGGAG GGTTGACGATGCAATCGAGAACTTGGAATATGTTCTTAAATTAAGAGAGGAAAAGCTTGGGATTGCAAATCCTGATTTCGAAGATGAGAAGAATAGGCTAACTGAGCTTCTGAAGGAAGCAGGCAGGGCTCGCAACAAAAAGGCAAAATCGCTGGAAAATCTTATAGATAAGAACTCAAAGAAGACCAAGAAAGAGTCAACAAAGAGGTGGCCTGGCCTGGGTTTTAGAAGTTGA
- the LOC110656277 gene encoding uncharacterized protein At5g41620 isoform X1: protein MRAKRGEKSGHGAAKKEERLDEKLRRGVLVGKRVGPFSCTPIRPWTASSPSAHVSIIANNQEEPSSSTSFSLNKPAATVVSARKLAAALWEFQHYPPLSKMHRGVHINNHSNGAAASDPRLRRHQNRHHLFKDKGFDLSHFLADPSPSSPDQPESAGSLRRHIAASLIQHHRSIERSNRALQPVSPASYGSSMEVAPYNPSATPNSSLDFKGRIGEPNYSLKTSTELLKVLNRIWSLEEQHACNMSLIKALKMELEHARVRIKELLRDQQADRHEIDDLMKQIAEDKLVRKSKEQDRLHAAIQSLRDELEDERKLRKRSESLHRKLAREISEVKSSFSNAVKEMEKERKSRRLLEDLCDEFAKGIKDYEQEVHVLKPKSDKDWIGRADDDHLILHISESWLDERMQMRLEEAQHGFSENNSIVDKLGFEIETFLKAKQMANSKITDNKMPRERRNSMESVPLNEAVSKPQDVGDEEDSASGDSHCFELNKPSNGEFNMHRDDAADGHVDETVKSCQTKKFASRERIRRQSPSSLQVKFEEQMAWAVAPNGNKKSQVVDSEEVKAGEGNPNELNASRKSENYDANDGGSLERKNKVDEMHGLNPNYVIDNLIRSHISSSEARNVHHENDAGEASSSYPTKRNASPVRQWMAKLTTPDLDISESSTKLPPNLKENTLKAKLLEARSKGPRSRLKIFRGSS from the exons atgagaGCCAAAAGGGGAGAGAAAAGTGGACATGGGGCAGCCAAAAAGGAAGAGAGATTGGATGAAAAGTTGAGGAGAGGGGTTTTGGTAGGGAAGAGGGTGGGCCCTTTTTCTTGCACTCCAATTAGACCTTGGACTGCCTCTTCACCCTCTGCGCACGTTAGCATCATTGCCAACAACCAGGAGGAGCCTTCttcttctacttctttttctcttAACAAGCCTGCTGCCACTGTTGTGTCTGCTAGAAAGCTTGCTGCTGCTCTCTGGGAGTTCCAGCATTACCCGCCTCTCTCTAAAATGCACCGGGGTGTGCATATTAATAATCACAGTAATGGTGCTGCTGCTAGTGATCCTAGGTTGCGCCGCCACCAGAACCGCCACCATCTTTTTAAGGACAAGGGCTTTGACCTATCCCACTTCTTGGCTGATCCTTCCCCTAGCTCTCCCGACCAG CCAGAAAGTGCAGGCAGTTTGAGGAGACATATTGCTGCATCACTGATTCAGCATCATCGATCAATTGAAAGAAGTAATCGCGCTCTACAGCCTGTATCTCCTGCAAGTTATGGCAGTTCCATGGAG GTGGCACCTTATAACCCTTCAGCTACACCAAACAGCTCATTAGACTTTAAGGGAAGGATTGGTGAGCCAAACTATAGTCTTAAAACGTCCACTGAACTGCTAAAAGTATTAAATAGAATCTGGAGCCTGGAAGAACAACATGCATGTAATATGTCATTGATAAAGGCATTGAAAATGGAGCTGGAACATGCTCGTGTCAGGATCAAAGAGCTTCTTCGAGATCAGCAAGCAGATCGGCACGAGATAGATGATTTGATGAAACAAATTGCAGAAGATAAACTAGTTAGAAAGAGCAAGGAACAGGACCGTTTACATGCTGCAATTCAGTCTCTCAGGGATGAGCTAGAAGATGAGAGGAAGTTAAGAAAGCGATCTGAGAGCCTACACAGGAAATTAGCTCGGGAAATTTCTGAGGTCAaatcttctttttctaatgccgtGAAAGAGatggaaaaagagagaaaatcacGGAGGTTGTTGGAAGATCTGTGTGATGAGTTTGCTAAGGGAATTAAAGACTACGAACAGGAAGTGCATGTTCTGAAACCAAAATCTGACAAGGATTGGATTGGAAGGGCTGATGATGATCATTTAATTCTCCACATATCTGAATCATGGCTGGATGAGCGGATGCAGATGAGGCTAGAAGAAGCTCAGCATGGTTTTTCTGAAAATAATTCAATAGTGGACAAGTTAGGCTTTGAAATAGAGACCTTCCTTAAAGCTAAGCAGATGGCTAATTCTAAGATTACTGATAACAAGATGCCAAGGGAACGGCGGAATTCAATGGAATCTGTCCCTCTGAATGAGGCTGTGAGTAAACCTCAGGATGTGGGTGATGAAGAGGATTCTGCAAGTGGTGATTCACATTGTTTTGAGCTTAACAAACCGAGTAATGGTGAATTTAACATGCATAGAGATGATGCTGCAGATGGGCATGTTGATGAAACTGTCAAATCTTGTCAAACAAAGAAGTTTGCATCTCGCGAAAGAATTAGACGTCAGAGTCCATCAAGCTTGCAAGTCAAATTCGAAGAACAGATGGCTTGGGCAGTGGCACCTAATGGAAACAAGAAGTCTCAGGTAGTTGACTCAGAAGAGGTAAAAGCAGGTGAAGGGAATCCAAATGAATTGAATGCTTCTCGAAAATCCGAAAATTATGATGCTAATGACGGTGGCAGCCTTGAAAGAAAGAATAAAGTTGATGAGATGCATGGGCTGAACCCAAATTATGTGATTGATAACTTGATAAGAAGTCATATTTCATCATCAGAAGCACGGAATGTGCATCATGAGAATGATGCAGGCGAGGCATCCTCCAGTTACCCAACCAAGAGAAATGCTAGTCCAGTTAGACAGTGGATGGCGAAACTCACAACcccagatcttgacatttctgaGTCTTCTACAAAATTGCCTCCAAACTTGAAGGAAAATACTTTGAAGGCAAAGCTTCTGGAAGCACGATCAAAGGGTCCGCGTTCACGTTTAAAAATATTCAGAGGTTCCTCTTAA
- the LOC110656277 gene encoding uncharacterized protein At5g41620 isoform X2 codes for MKPESAGSLRRHIAASLIQHHRSIERSNRALQPVSPASYGSSMEVAPYNPSATPNSSLDFKGRIGEPNYSLKTSTELLKVLNRIWSLEEQHACNMSLIKALKMELEHARVRIKELLRDQQADRHEIDDLMKQIAEDKLVRKSKEQDRLHAAIQSLRDELEDERKLRKRSESLHRKLAREISEVKSSFSNAVKEMEKERKSRRLLEDLCDEFAKGIKDYEQEVHVLKPKSDKDWIGRADDDHLILHISESWLDERMQMRLEEAQHGFSENNSIVDKLGFEIETFLKAKQMANSKITDNKMPRERRNSMESVPLNEAVSKPQDVGDEEDSASGDSHCFELNKPSNGEFNMHRDDAADGHVDETVKSCQTKKFASRERIRRQSPSSLQVKFEEQMAWAVAPNGNKKSQVVDSEEVKAGEGNPNELNASRKSENYDANDGGSLERKNKVDEMHGLNPNYVIDNLIRSHISSSEARNVHHENDAGEASSSYPTKRNASPVRQWMAKLTTPDLDISESSTKLPPNLKENTLKAKLLEARSKGPRSRLKIFRGSS; via the exons ATGAAG CCAGAAAGTGCAGGCAGTTTGAGGAGACATATTGCTGCATCACTGATTCAGCATCATCGATCAATTGAAAGAAGTAATCGCGCTCTACAGCCTGTATCTCCTGCAAGTTATGGCAGTTCCATGGAG GTGGCACCTTATAACCCTTCAGCTACACCAAACAGCTCATTAGACTTTAAGGGAAGGATTGGTGAGCCAAACTATAGTCTTAAAACGTCCACTGAACTGCTAAAAGTATTAAATAGAATCTGGAGCCTGGAAGAACAACATGCATGTAATATGTCATTGATAAAGGCATTGAAAATGGAGCTGGAACATGCTCGTGTCAGGATCAAAGAGCTTCTTCGAGATCAGCAAGCAGATCGGCACGAGATAGATGATTTGATGAAACAAATTGCAGAAGATAAACTAGTTAGAAAGAGCAAGGAACAGGACCGTTTACATGCTGCAATTCAGTCTCTCAGGGATGAGCTAGAAGATGAGAGGAAGTTAAGAAAGCGATCTGAGAGCCTACACAGGAAATTAGCTCGGGAAATTTCTGAGGTCAaatcttctttttctaatgccgtGAAAGAGatggaaaaagagagaaaatcacGGAGGTTGTTGGAAGATCTGTGTGATGAGTTTGCTAAGGGAATTAAAGACTACGAACAGGAAGTGCATGTTCTGAAACCAAAATCTGACAAGGATTGGATTGGAAGGGCTGATGATGATCATTTAATTCTCCACATATCTGAATCATGGCTGGATGAGCGGATGCAGATGAGGCTAGAAGAAGCTCAGCATGGTTTTTCTGAAAATAATTCAATAGTGGACAAGTTAGGCTTTGAAATAGAGACCTTCCTTAAAGCTAAGCAGATGGCTAATTCTAAGATTACTGATAACAAGATGCCAAGGGAACGGCGGAATTCAATGGAATCTGTCCCTCTGAATGAGGCTGTGAGTAAACCTCAGGATGTGGGTGATGAAGAGGATTCTGCAAGTGGTGATTCACATTGTTTTGAGCTTAACAAACCGAGTAATGGTGAATTTAACATGCATAGAGATGATGCTGCAGATGGGCATGTTGATGAAACTGTCAAATCTTGTCAAACAAAGAAGTTTGCATCTCGCGAAAGAATTAGACGTCAGAGTCCATCAAGCTTGCAAGTCAAATTCGAAGAACAGATGGCTTGGGCAGTGGCACCTAATGGAAACAAGAAGTCTCAGGTAGTTGACTCAGAAGAGGTAAAAGCAGGTGAAGGGAATCCAAATGAATTGAATGCTTCTCGAAAATCCGAAAATTATGATGCTAATGACGGTGGCAGCCTTGAAAGAAAGAATAAAGTTGATGAGATGCATGGGCTGAACCCAAATTATGTGATTGATAACTTGATAAGAAGTCATATTTCATCATCAGAAGCACGGAATGTGCATCATGAGAATGATGCAGGCGAGGCATCCTCCAGTTACCCAACCAAGAGAAATGCTAGTCCAGTTAGACAGTGGATGGCGAAACTCACAACcccagatcttgacatttctgaGTCTTCTACAAAATTGCCTCCAAACTTGAAGGAAAATACTTTGAAGGCAAAGCTTCTGGAAGCACGATCAAAGGGTCCGCGTTCACGTTTAAAAATATTCAGAGGTTCCTCTTAA
- the LOC110656277 gene encoding uncharacterized protein At5g41620 isoform X3, which yields MEVAPYNPSATPNSSLDFKGRIGEPNYSLKTSTELLKVLNRIWSLEEQHACNMSLIKALKMELEHARVRIKELLRDQQADRHEIDDLMKQIAEDKLVRKSKEQDRLHAAIQSLRDELEDERKLRKRSESLHRKLAREISEVKSSFSNAVKEMEKERKSRRLLEDLCDEFAKGIKDYEQEVHVLKPKSDKDWIGRADDDHLILHISESWLDERMQMRLEEAQHGFSENNSIVDKLGFEIETFLKAKQMANSKITDNKMPRERRNSMESVPLNEAVSKPQDVGDEEDSASGDSHCFELNKPSNGEFNMHRDDAADGHVDETVKSCQTKKFASRERIRRQSPSSLQVKFEEQMAWAVAPNGNKKSQVVDSEEVKAGEGNPNELNASRKSENYDANDGGSLERKNKVDEMHGLNPNYVIDNLIRSHISSSEARNVHHENDAGEASSSYPTKRNASPVRQWMAKLTTPDLDISESSTKLPPNLKENTLKAKLLEARSKGPRSRLKIFRGSS from the exons ATGGAG GTGGCACCTTATAACCCTTCAGCTACACCAAACAGCTCATTAGACTTTAAGGGAAGGATTGGTGAGCCAAACTATAGTCTTAAAACGTCCACTGAACTGCTAAAAGTATTAAATAGAATCTGGAGCCTGGAAGAACAACATGCATGTAATATGTCATTGATAAAGGCATTGAAAATGGAGCTGGAACATGCTCGTGTCAGGATCAAAGAGCTTCTTCGAGATCAGCAAGCAGATCGGCACGAGATAGATGATTTGATGAAACAAATTGCAGAAGATAAACTAGTTAGAAAGAGCAAGGAACAGGACCGTTTACATGCTGCAATTCAGTCTCTCAGGGATGAGCTAGAAGATGAGAGGAAGTTAAGAAAGCGATCTGAGAGCCTACACAGGAAATTAGCTCGGGAAATTTCTGAGGTCAaatcttctttttctaatgccgtGAAAGAGatggaaaaagagagaaaatcacGGAGGTTGTTGGAAGATCTGTGTGATGAGTTTGCTAAGGGAATTAAAGACTACGAACAGGAAGTGCATGTTCTGAAACCAAAATCTGACAAGGATTGGATTGGAAGGGCTGATGATGATCATTTAATTCTCCACATATCTGAATCATGGCTGGATGAGCGGATGCAGATGAGGCTAGAAGAAGCTCAGCATGGTTTTTCTGAAAATAATTCAATAGTGGACAAGTTAGGCTTTGAAATAGAGACCTTCCTTAAAGCTAAGCAGATGGCTAATTCTAAGATTACTGATAACAAGATGCCAAGGGAACGGCGGAATTCAATGGAATCTGTCCCTCTGAATGAGGCTGTGAGTAAACCTCAGGATGTGGGTGATGAAGAGGATTCTGCAAGTGGTGATTCACATTGTTTTGAGCTTAACAAACCGAGTAATGGTGAATTTAACATGCATAGAGATGATGCTGCAGATGGGCATGTTGATGAAACTGTCAAATCTTGTCAAACAAAGAAGTTTGCATCTCGCGAAAGAATTAGACGTCAGAGTCCATCAAGCTTGCAAGTCAAATTCGAAGAACAGATGGCTTGGGCAGTGGCACCTAATGGAAACAAGAAGTCTCAGGTAGTTGACTCAGAAGAGGTAAAAGCAGGTGAAGGGAATCCAAATGAATTGAATGCTTCTCGAAAATCCGAAAATTATGATGCTAATGACGGTGGCAGCCTTGAAAGAAAGAATAAAGTTGATGAGATGCATGGGCTGAACCCAAATTATGTGATTGATAACTTGATAAGAAGTCATATTTCATCATCAGAAGCACGGAATGTGCATCATGAGAATGATGCAGGCGAGGCATCCTCCAGTTACCCAACCAAGAGAAATGCTAGTCCAGTTAGACAGTGGATGGCGAAACTCACAACcccagatcttgacatttctgaGTCTTCTACAAAATTGCCTCCAAACTTGAAGGAAAATACTTTGAAGGCAAAGCTTCTGGAAGCACGATCAAAGGGTCCGCGTTCACGTTTAAAAATATTCAGAGGTTCCTCTTAA
- the LOC110656280 gene encoding uncharacterized protein LOC110656280 — translation MAAVSFRWILQLHKDVPKAARFYSEGLDYSVNVCTLRWAELQSGSVKLALMHSPNDHIVQKGYSSMLSFTVTDINSTVTKLIALGAELDGPIKYEIHGKVAAMRCMDGHVLGLYEPV, via the exons ATGGCAGCTGTTTCTTTTAGGTGGATATTGCAGTTACATAAGGACGTGCCTAAAGCAGCTCGTTTCTACTCCGAAGGATTGGACTATTCAGTAAATGTGTGCACTCTTCGCTGGGCCGAACTTCAATCCGGCTCTGTTAAGCTCGCCCTCATGCATTCTCCCAA TGACCACATTGTGCAGAAGGGATATTCTTCTATGCTATCATTTACGGTGACTGATATTAACAGTACAGTGACAAAACTAATTGCCTTGGGTGCTGAACTAGATGGCCCAATCAAGTATGAAATCCATGGAAAG GTTGCAGCCATGCGATGTATGGATGGTCATGTATTGGGCCTCTATGAACCTGTATAG
- the LOC110656278 gene encoding uncharacterized protein LOC110656278, translated as MEAKKLEMFEVGPCNYAYQMGFSIGRRFSNEIRSRLSRDLILQNQLLPFAQTLESQPLIRSLIDNNRKKFPRYWDELIGTAEGSGVPVLDVILINFRKEILPFLPKTETNSKVDTSDDCSDVLVVSDSMAIAAHNEDANVALVGHTYLIRATLSNGQSFVGYTYAGELPSCAFGFNTHGLAFTLNSVPPSEGEIVAGGIGRNFISRDLLEANSIDDALKRIHASEVSVGHSYNLIDTRSRKILNVETASRNRVSVCEVRGTPFFHANMYLHLQVEQVQDDNSTSRQERATVLPKGTKDDFLSLLGDMDDKRYPIYMTGPTLYTLCTALIDLDDQTLTIIEGNPKNGKVSYVFSTSERELNTSP; from the exons ATGGAAGCAAAAAAGTTGGAGATGTTTGAAGTTGGACCCTGTAACTACGCCTACCAGATGGGTTTCTCAATAGGGCGGAGGTTTTCTAATGAGATAAGAAGCAGGTTATCCAGAGATCTCATTCTTCAAAATCAGCTACTTCCTTTCGCTCAAACATTAGAGTCACAACCATTGATTAGATCTCTCATAGACAACAACAGAAAGAAATTTCCAAGATATTGGGATGAGCTAATAGGGACTGCAGAAGGAAGTGGGGTCCCTGTTCTTGAT GTGATACTAATCAACTTCAGGAAGGAGattcttccttttcttccaaAAACAGAAACAAATTCTAAGGTTGACACTTCAGATGACTGTTCTGATGTTCTCGTTGTTAGCGATAGCATGGCCATCGCAGCTCATAATGAGGATGCAAATGTTGCTCTAGTCGGCCACAC CTATCTAATCAGGGCAACTTTGTCGAACGGACAATCCTTCGTTGGTTATACGTATGCTGGAGAACTTCCAAGCTGTGCATTTGGGTTCAACACTCATGGACTG GCATTTACACTGAACTCAGTACCACCATCTGAAGGTGAGATCGTGGCTGGTGGAATTGGACGAAACTTTATCTCACGGGACCTCCTTGAAGCCAACAGCATTGATGATGCATTGAAG AGAATACATGCATCAGAAGTTTCTGTAGGGCACAGTTATAATCTCATAGATACAAGGTCACGCAAGATTCTGAATGTTGAAACTGCATCAAGAAATCGAGTTTCAGTTTGTGAGGTCAGAGGAACACCGTTCTTCCATGCAAATATGTATCTTCATCTTCAAGTTGAGCAG GTCCAAGATGACAACTCAACAAGCAGGCAAGAAAGAGCAACTGTACTACCAAAAGGAACAAAAGATGATTTCCTGTCACTTCTTGGCGATATGGATGACAAGAGATACCCAATTTACATGACAG GTCCAACCCTATACACGCTATGCACGGCTCTGATAGATCTGGATGATCAAACACTAACAATTATTGAGGGAAATCCAAAGAATGGGAAAGTTTCCTACGTATTCTCCACGTCTGAAAGAGAGTTGAACACATCACCATAA